From candidate division TA06 bacterium, the proteins below share one genomic window:
- a CDS encoding cytochrome c biogenesis protein CcdA, which produces MIQSLISGAEQAIRSSPWLAPLLVFLGGLLTASNPCVLAMIPLAIAFVSGNESVKSWRSGALFSLFFVLGLSFTFAILGVIAALAGRLLGDVGPFWKYIILIVCLAMGGHLLGFLKFRSSFSSRIEVRKGGFLGAFILGLLFGTVSTPCAAPILVVLLTYLAASKSSVPFGVLLLFCYALGHSVLVLASGVSFGFVKQVVSSERFARTNMWLQKGAGILIIGVGVFLFLSR; this is translated from the coding sequence ATGATTCAGTCTCTAATATCAGGCGCTGAGCAGGCCATAAGAAGCTCCCCGTGGCTTGCTCCCTTGCTTGTCTTCCTCGGAGGACTGCTGACAGCTTCAAATCCGTGCGTCTTGGCCATGATACCTCTGGCTATCGCTTTTGTCAGTGGGAATGAGTCAGTCAAGTCATGGCGAAGCGGTGCGCTGTTTTCACTCTTTTTTGTTTTGGGGCTTTCGTTCACATTTGCTATTTTGGGCGTGATTGCTGCGCTGGCCGGGAGGTTGCTGGGTGATGTCGGACCATTCTGGAAATACATAATCCTCATTGTATGCCTTGCCATGGGTGGCCACCTACTTGGGTTCCTCAAGTTCAGATCTTCCTTCTCGAGCCGAATCGAGGTCAGAAAAGGGGGGTTTCTCGGAGCTTTCATCTTGGGTCTCCTTTTTGGTACAGTCTCGACCCCGTGTGCAGCTCCCATTCTTGTAGTACTTCTAACGTATCTGGCAGCGAGCAAGAGCAGCGTACCTTTCGGGGTCTTGCTTCTCTTCTGCTACGCTCTGGGACACTCCGTTCTTGTCCTGGCCTCTGGAGTTTCCTTCGGGTTTGTGAAACAGGTGGTAAGTTCTGAAAGATTTGCTAGAACGAATATGTGGCTGCAAAAGGGCGCAGGGATCCTTATTATTGGGGTCGGCGTCTTTTTGTTCCTCTCCAGGTAG
- a CDS encoding transcriptional repressor: protein MKVKVKNSSERVALLQFKKYIRSQGLKWTQQRELIGSLFLSKRSHLSAQEVYDEVRKKDPRVGYSTVYRTLKLAVDAGLVSERRFGPDETLFEPATEEKHHDHLICKKCGRIIEFENAKIEDLQKEVAREKNFEIRERRLVLYGYCSKCHQRRRRQ, encoded by the coding sequence ATGAAAGTCAAAGTCAAAAATAGTTCGGAACGGGTGGCGTTGCTCCAGTTCAAGAAGTACATTCGCTCTCAGGGCCTGAAATGGACTCAACAGAGGGAACTGATAGGGTCGTTGTTCCTCAGCAAAAGGTCCCATCTCAGCGCCCAAGAGGTCTATGATGAAGTGAGGAAGAAGGACCCGAGAGTAGGATATTCCACGGTGTACAGAACACTGAAGCTTGCCGTTGACGCGGGTCTTGTCTCTGAACGGAGATTTGGGCCTGATGAGACCCTTTTCGAGCCTGCTACAGAAGAGAAACATCATGACCACTTGATATGCAAGAAATGCGGAAGGATTATTGAATTTGAGAACGCAAAGATAGAGGATCTCCAGAAGGAGGTTGCCAGGGAGAAGAACTTCGAGATTAGAGAACGCAGGTTGGTCCTCTACGGTTACTGCAGCAAATGCCACCAGCGGAGGAGGAGACAATGA
- a CDS encoding ferrous iron transport protein A, giving the protein METMNLTQLESGQSGEVVFIEGGRNVTCKLSVMGIRVGVTVTKITSQLMRGPVSIQVGGTQLAIGYGMARRIIVEVDE; this is encoded by the coding sequence ATGGAAACAATGAATCTTACGCAGCTGGAGTCCGGACAGTCCGGAGAAGTCGTCTTTATCGAGGGTGGTCGCAACGTGACGTGTAAGCTGAGCGTCATGGGGATAAGAGTTGGTGTGACGGTCACAAAGATCACCAGTCAGTTGATGAGAGGGCCAGTCTCAATCCAGGTGGGAGGCACTCAGCTTGCCATAGGTTACGGCATGGCGAGAAGAATCATTGTTGAGGTAGATGAATGA
- a CDS encoding ferrous iron transporter B has protein sequence MKAVLLMGNPNVGKSVLFSRLTGVYVVASNYPGTTVEYTKGFMMLGGEKAVVIDAPGTYTLEPASRAEEVASELLEEADVVINVVDATNLERNLNLTLELIKKGIPFIIALNLWDESKHTGISIDVRSLEESLGVPVVPTSAISGEGIKTLVSRVAEANPGSYQYKEEERWFEIGRLVDFVQKVSHRHHTFLERLADASVMPATGIPIALIVMFAIFQIIRWVGESLIAYVFEPIFEKLWAPLVMRLSALLGSGGFIHDVLIGKLVEGEIDFVESLGLLTTGLFVPFAMVLPYVFAFYFVLSFLEDSGYLPRLGVLVDTVMHRLGLHGLSVIPMLLGLGCNVPGAMATRVLETRRERFIAATLMAICVPCMAQIAMIVGLVGRHGAAGLGVVFGTLFAVWIIIGLVMNRFLKGESPEIFVEIPPYRPPYLVGLMKKLWMRTTHFLKEAVPWVIIGVFIVNILYALHIIDFIGKITAPVITRVLGLPREAVGALIIGFLRKDVAVGMLSPLGLNLRQLIVASVVLTMYFPCVATFIILIKELGIKDMAKSAVIMVTSAVAVGGILNLILRIF, from the coding sequence ATGAAGGCCGTCCTCCTTATGGGGAACCCGAACGTGGGGAAGAGTGTACTCTTCTCACGGCTCACTGGAGTCTATGTAGTCGCCTCGAACTACCCCGGTACGACCGTAGAGTATACTAAAGGTTTCATGATGCTGGGTGGAGAAAAGGCTGTGGTCATCGATGCTCCTGGAACCTACACTCTAGAGCCGGCCTCAAGAGCTGAGGAGGTTGCATCCGAATTGCTGGAGGAAGCTGACGTGGTCATCAATGTTGTGGATGCCACAAATCTTGAGCGCAATCTCAATCTCACCCTTGAGCTCATCAAGAAAGGAATTCCCTTCATCATCGCCCTGAATCTATGGGACGAATCGAAACATACAGGAATCTCTATTGATGTTAGGAGCCTTGAAGAGTCGCTTGGTGTGCCGGTTGTCCCAACCTCCGCCATAAGCGGAGAGGGGATCAAGACTCTGGTGTCCCGGGTGGCAGAAGCAAATCCGGGCTCCTACCAATACAAGGAAGAGGAGAGGTGGTTTGAGATCGGGAGGCTTGTGGATTTTGTGCAGAAGGTGAGCCATCGCCACCACACTTTCCTTGAAAGGCTGGCAGATGCTTCGGTAATGCCGGCCACCGGGATTCCCATAGCACTAATCGTTATGTTCGCAATCTTTCAAATCATAAGATGGGTGGGTGAGAGTCTCATAGCATATGTCTTTGAACCCATTTTTGAAAAGCTTTGGGCTCCGCTTGTAATGAGGCTCTCTGCGCTGCTTGGCTCAGGAGGTTTTATCCACGACGTATTGATCGGGAAGTTGGTTGAGGGCGAGATCGATTTTGTGGAATCCCTGGGGCTGTTGACCACAGGGCTGTTTGTCCCTTTTGCCATGGTCCTTCCGTATGTTTTCGCGTTCTATTTTGTGTTGAGCTTCCTGGAGGATTCCGGCTATCTGCCCAGATTGGGCGTCCTGGTTGACACGGTTATGCACAGGTTGGGGCTTCACGGGCTGTCAGTAATTCCCATGCTCCTGGGTTTGGGGTGCAATGTTCCAGGAGCCATGGCCACCAGGGTACTGGAGACCCGAAGGGAAAGGTTCATCGCAGCCACGTTGATGGCCATATGTGTTCCCTGTATGGCACAGATTGCAATGATTGTAGGCCTTGTTGGGAGACACGGTGCCGCCGGGCTGGGTGTCGTTTTTGGAACCCTTTTTGCTGTCTGGATAATCATCGGTCTGGTGATGAACCGTTTTCTTAAAGGTGAGAGTCCGGAGATTTTCGTCGAGATCCCTCCGTACCGGCCCCCCTATCTTGTCGGGCTAATGAAAAAACTGTGGATGCGGACGACACATTTTCTCAAAGAGGCGGTGCCGTGGGTCATTATTGGAGTATTCATTGTAAACATCCTCTACGCGCTTCATATAATTGACTTTATCGGAAAAATAACCGCTCCTGTCATCACACGAGTTCTGGGACTTCCTCGTGAGGCAGTTGGGGCTCTTATCATAGGGTTTCTGAGAAAAGATGTTGCGGTGGGAATGCTTTCGCCCCTGGGACTTAACTTGCGTCAACTCATCGTGGCAAGCGTGGTTCTAACCATGTATTTCCCATGTGTGGCGACATTCATCATCTTGATCAAAGAATTGGGCATAAAGGATATGGCCAAATCGGCTGTGATCATGGTCACGTCCGCTGTTGCCGTGGGCGGAATCCTTAATCTTATACTAAGAATCTTCTAG
- a CDS encoding YbhB/YbcL family Raf kinase inhibitor-like protein, whose amino-acid sequence MSIEIKSSAFEEGGIIPRKHTCDGEDVSPALSWSGVPDGTRGLALICDDPDAPMGIWVHWVIYGIPADTTDLPEAVPAERTVLESVKQGITDFRRIGYGGPCPPKGAPHRYFFKLYALDTDLALDSGITKKELLAAMEGHILAQGQLMGRYGR is encoded by the coding sequence ATGTCAATCGAGATTAAGAGCAGTGCATTTGAAGAAGGTGGGATTATTCCCAGAAAGCACACCTGTGATGGAGAAGATGTTTCACCGGCTCTGTCCTGGTCAGGGGTGCCGGACGGCACCAGGGGTCTTGCTCTAATCTGCGATGACCCCGACGCACCAATGGGGATCTGGGTTCACTGGGTGATATATGGCATACCTGCAGATACGACTGACTTGCCAGAGGCTGTGCCGGCCGAAAGGACAGTTCTGGAGAGTGTGAAGCAGGGAATCACAGACTTCAGAAGAATTGGCTACGGCGGCCCATGTCCGCCCAAAGGCGCGCCACACAGGTACTTTTTCAAGCTCTATGCCCTTGATACAGACCTTGCTCTTGATTCAGGTATAACAAAAAAAGAGCTCCTCGCAGCCATGGAAGGGCACATCCTCGCTCAGGGACAGCTAATGGGAAGGTACGGGAGATAG
- a CDS encoding FAD-binding protein codes for MAKTGRKKTEEKEEDWFIERDARQTLFEMFKEMKEKVVLEVFTKKGENDPYNDVTVKFTRDLAKLSSKIQVNLNSVADAKSKKYDVASSPTVLINPEQYRIRYTGAPAGEEGRSFIETIMLVSRRQSGLSKASKEILSKLSEKRNVQVFVTLACPYCPGQVLNAFRAAIEKPDLVSGECVDSNENVDLAKKYNVGSVPHTVINGKTMGLGFEPEERFISELVTLEPVEEWAPSVDEEMVEADVVIVGAGPAGLTAGIYAERSGLNAVVLEKETIGGQVLVTPSVENYPGFDNIAGKKLMEMISAHAQNYVNVREGEEVREIKIGKNIEAITNRARYVAKALILATGARYRKLKARGEDRFFGHGVSYCAMCDGNLYKGRDVIVVGGGNTALTDALYLKSLRANVRIVHRRDQFRAEKYLQESVKKENIPVIWDSAVEEILGKDKLDGVKLKNTKDNTTQEAKTDGLFVSIGEVPNIQLATEVGIELSDSGFIKVDRKGKTNIPRIYAAGDVTGAVRQIVTAVGEGAAAAMSAFEGISSPYWTRKAND; via the coding sequence ATGGCCAAAACCGGGAGGAAGAAGACTGAAGAAAAAGAAGAAGACTGGTTTATCGAAAGAGATGCCAGGCAGACGTTGTTTGAGATGTTCAAGGAAATGAAGGAAAAAGTGGTACTCGAGGTTTTCACCAAGAAGGGGGAGAACGATCCGTACAATGATGTGACAGTGAAGTTTACCAGGGATCTGGCAAAACTGAGCAGCAAGATACAGGTAAATTTGAATTCAGTAGCCGACGCAAAATCAAAGAAGTACGACGTTGCAAGCTCGCCCACTGTGCTCATCAACCCCGAACAATACCGGATTCGATATACGGGCGCGCCGGCAGGTGAAGAGGGAAGGTCATTTATCGAGACAATTATGCTGGTGTCCCGTAGACAGAGCGGTCTTTCGAAAGCCTCAAAGGAAATTCTATCCAAGCTAAGTGAGAAAAGGAATGTGCAGGTTTTTGTAACCCTGGCATGCCCGTACTGCCCAGGCCAGGTTTTGAACGCCTTCAGGGCCGCCATTGAAAAACCGGACCTTGTATCTGGTGAGTGTGTTGATTCGAACGAAAATGTTGACCTCGCCAAGAAGTACAATGTGGGGTCGGTTCCACATACAGTAATAAATGGTAAGACTATGGGCCTTGGATTTGAGCCTGAAGAAAGATTCATTTCTGAGCTGGTCACACTGGAACCAGTAGAAGAGTGGGCACCTTCTGTTGACGAAGAAATGGTTGAAGCAGATGTGGTGATAGTCGGTGCCGGACCAGCAGGATTGACAGCCGGCATCTACGCAGAGAGAAGCGGGCTTAATGCAGTTGTCCTGGAGAAGGAAACCATCGGCGGACAGGTCCTGGTAACGCCATCAGTGGAGAACTATCCTGGTTTTGATAATATCGCGGGAAAGAAGCTGATGGAGATGATCAGCGCCCATGCCCAGAACTATGTGAATGTTCGAGAGGGTGAAGAGGTGAGGGAGATCAAAATCGGAAAGAACATAGAGGCGATCACTAACCGGGCCCGCTATGTGGCAAAAGCGCTCATTCTGGCGACCGGGGCCCGATATAGAAAACTGAAGGCACGCGGCGAGGATAGGTTTTTTGGACATGGCGTCAGTTACTGCGCCATGTGCGACGGCAACCTCTACAAAGGAAGGGACGTGATTGTGGTCGGTGGCGGCAATACCGCGCTGACCGACGCACTCTATCTCAAGAGCCTCCGTGCAAACGTCAGGATAGTCCACAGAAGAGACCAGTTCAGGGCGGAGAAATACCTTCAGGAATCTGTGAAGAAAGAGAACATCCCGGTTATCTGGGACTCCGCCGTCGAGGAGATCCTTGGCAAAGACAAACTCGATGGCGTGAAACTGAAAAACACGAAAGACAACACTACACAGGAGGCAAAGACTGACGGTCTCTTCGTGTCAATCGGTGAGGTCCCCAACATACAATTGGCTACGGAAGTGGGCATAGAGTTGTCGGATTCGGGCTTCATAAAAGTGGACCGAAAAGGCAAGACCAACATCCCTCGGATATATGCCGCAGGAGATGTGACTGGAGCAGTAAGGCAAATCGTCACTGCTGTGGGCGAAGGCGCAGCGGCAGCTATGTCAGCATTTGAGGGTATCTCCAGCCCCTACTGGACGCGGAAGGCCAACGACTAG